From a single Paramisgurnus dabryanus chromosome 17, PD_genome_1.1, whole genome shotgun sequence genomic region:
- the fndc4b gene encoding fibronectin type III domain-containing protein 4, with translation MIHLLTFISRVLSLIGCHICFAWANRPAAPVNVSVTHLRADSATVSWSLLEGEIVIGFAISQQRQDGLMQRFIREVNTTNHACVLWDLDEDTDYIIQVQSIGLSGESLASKKIHFRTLKRSEHFQSAMMDQEDPAVEGLDISRHLQTGEILIIMTVLLMWAAVIALFCKQYDIIKDNDSNNHSKEKSKPLSGQSTPDYHNGGLLGSKFHRTSSSISIIKV, from the exons ATGATTCACCTGCTTACTTTTATCAGCCGTGTTCTATCTCTGATCGGATGTCACATCTGCTTTGCATGGGCAA ACCGCCCCGCAGCTCCTGTCAATGTTTCGGTTACTCACCTGCGGGCGGATTCAGCTACGGTGTCGTGGAGTTTACTGGAGGGAGAGATCGTAATTGGCTTTGCCATCTCACAGCAG CGTCAGGACGGATTAATGCAGCGTTTTATACGTGAGGTGAACACGACCAATCATGCTTGTGTACTGTGGGACCTTGATGAGGACACAGATTATATTATCCAGGTCCAGTCCATTGGGCTGTCTGGAGAAAGTCTGGCCAGCAAAAAGATTCACTTCAGAACGCTCAAAAGATCCGAGCATTTTCAGTCGGCCATGATGGATCAAG AAGACCCTGCGGTCGAGGGTTTAGACATTTCCAGACATCTTCAGACCGGAGAGATCTTAATTATTATGACTGTACTACTAATGTGGGCAG CCGTGATCGCTCTCTTCTGCAAGCAGTATGACATCATCAAAGACAACGACTCCAACAATCACAGTAAAGAGAAAAGCAAGCCGCTGTCCGGCCAAAGCACTCCAGATTATCATAATGGAGGCCTGCTGGGTAGCAAG TTTCACAGGACATCTTCTTCTATTAGTATCATCAAGGTTTAA